The following proteins are co-located in the Shouchella hunanensis genome:
- the walK gene encoding cell wall metabolism sensor histidine kinase WalK, producing MDQNVGFFKSIRFKLIIIYMLLIVLAMQIIGFYFSNSLERSLMDNYETVISDRVNLLTVSAARELIDEDSDTQENLNTLLNETFPQTDENIRFGKAQIIGKDFVLLASSDPNDQTRIGQLTEQTIVRRAITGGSSLSDQRINEQNQERYFVKAQPIRPNEDFANASLDGGNTEATELQGAVYVEASIEEVTDQAQSINQIFIVASTIALLITFFVIILVARTITAPILDMRRQALRMGHGDFSRQVKVYGSDELGQLAMSFNELTNKLHDTTLMRDREQKRLRSVLAHMTDGVVATDQSGLIILMNRRAEELLGISLKHVLRKPIIDVLNMDETQSIYDLYEKNESVLLDFSHGEELVLLEANFSAIQEDDGPMNGLITVLHDVTEKEKIESERREFVANVSHELRTPLTTMKSYLEALADGAIEDKEIAPHFLNVTQKETDRMIRLVNDLLQLSRIDSNDYEMDLRWVELGSFLHQIIERFEMVVKDKDIVFHRHIVKQPTFAKIDEDKLTQVLDNIISNAIKYSPEGGNVSITLLHQGNKARISISDEGMGIPTESQDKIFERFYRVDKARARNVGGTGLGLAIAREYVVAHEGEIWVNSEYNEGTTIYITLPYSTFKGGKV from the coding sequence ATGGATCAAAACGTAGGCTTTTTTAAGTCCATACGCTTTAAGCTCATTATTATCTACATGTTGCTCATTGTTCTTGCCATGCAGATTATTGGTTTTTATTTCTCAAATTCACTTGAGCGAAGTTTAATGGATAACTACGAAACTGTCATTAGCGATCGGGTTAACTTGCTTACAGTCAGTGCGGCACGTGAATTAATTGACGAGGATTCAGACACGCAGGAAAATTTAAACACGCTTTTAAATGAGACGTTCCCACAAACAGATGAAAACATTCGGTTCGGGAAAGCGCAAATTATCGGGAAAGATTTTGTATTGCTTGCAAGTTCTGATCCAAATGATCAGACACGTATTGGTCAGCTAACAGAGCAAACAATTGTTAGAAGAGCAATTACAGGTGGATCATCATTGAGCGATCAGCGCATTAATGAGCAGAACCAAGAACGTTATTTTGTGAAAGCACAGCCCATTCGACCAAATGAAGACTTTGCCAACGCTTCTCTTGATGGAGGAAATACGGAAGCAACCGAACTTCAAGGCGCTGTCTACGTAGAAGCTTCGATTGAAGAAGTGACAGATCAAGCCCAGTCGATCAACCAAATCTTTATAGTTGCCTCAACCATTGCATTATTAATTACGTTTTTTGTGATTATATTGGTGGCTCGAACCATTACAGCGCCCATTCTGGACATGCGTAGGCAAGCTTTACGGATGGGGCACGGAGATTTTTCAAGACAGGTAAAGGTGTACGGATCAGATGAGCTTGGTCAGCTCGCAATGTCATTTAACGAGCTAACGAATAAGCTCCATGATACAACACTTATGAGGGACCGAGAACAGAAGCGCCTTCGTTCGGTTCTTGCTCATATGACCGACGGAGTTGTAGCTACCGACCAGAGTGGTTTAATTATACTGATGAACCGACGTGCAGAGGAATTATTAGGAATCTCCTTAAAGCATGTATTAAGAAAACCTATTATTGACGTATTGAATATGGATGAAACGCAAAGCATTTATGATTTATACGAGAAGAATGAATCGGTTTTACTTGATTTTAGTCATGGTGAGGAATTGGTTTTATTAGAGGCAAACTTCTCTGCTATCCAAGAAGATGACGGACCGATGAATGGGTTAATTACGGTTCTTCACGATGTAACGGAAAAAGAAAAAATAGAAAGTGAACGCCGTGAGTTTGTGGCAAATGTATCTCATGAACTGAGGACACCGCTAACAACGATGAAAAGTTACCTTGAAGCACTTGCAGATGGTGCGATAGAGGACAAGGAAATTGCGCCGCACTTTCTTAACGTTACACAAAAAGAAACAGACCGTATGATTCGATTAGTAAATGATCTTCTCCAGCTTTCTCGTATCGATTCCAATGATTACGAGATGGATTTACGCTGGGTTGAATTAGGTTCATTCTTGCATCAAATTATCGAGCGTTTTGAGATGGTTGTAAAGGACAAAGATATTGTTTTTCATCGTCATATTGTCAAGCAGCCGACATTTGCAAAAATTGATGAAGATAAATTAACGCAAGTGCTGGATAACATTATATCGAATGCCATTAAGTATTCACCAGAAGGCGGAAACGTCAGCATTACATTACTTCATCAAGGAAACAAAGCAAGAATCAGTATTTCAGATGAAGGAATGGGAATCCCGACTGAGTCTCAGGACAAGATCTTTGAACGTTTCTACCGTGTGGATAAAGCAAGAGCGAGAAATGTAGGTGGG